One genomic window of Dryobates pubescens isolate bDryPub1 chromosome 17, bDryPub1.pri, whole genome shotgun sequence includes the following:
- the RORA gene encoding nuclear receptor ROR-alpha isoform X2 — MMCFVLAAMKAQIEIIPCKICGDKSSGIHYGVITCEGCKGFFRRSQQSNATYSCPRQKNCLIDRTSRNRCQHCRLQKCLAVGMSRDAVKFGRMSKKQRDSLYAEVQKHRMQQQQRDHQQQPGEAEPLTPTYNITTNGLTELHDDLSNYIDGHTPEGSKADSAVSSFYLDIQPSPDQSGLDINGIKPEPICDYTPASGFFPYCSFTNGETSPTVSMAELEHLAQNISKSHMETCQYLREELQQITWQTFLQEEIENYQNKQREVMWQLCAVKITEAIQYVVEFAKRIDGFMELCQNDQIVLLKAGSLEVVFIRMCRAFDSQNNTVYFDGKYASPEVFKSLGCEDFISFVFEFGKSLCSMHLTEDEIALFSAFVLMSADRSWLQEKVKIEKLQQKIQLALQHVLQKNHREDGILTKLICKVSTLRALCGRHTEKLMAFKAIYPDIVRLHFPPLYKELFTSEFEPAMQIDG, encoded by the exons CTCAAATTGAAATTATTCCATGCAAGATCTGTGGAGACAAATCATCAGGAATCCATTATGGTGTCATTACATGTGAAGGCTGCAAG GGCTTTTTCAGAAGGAGTCAGCAAAGCAATGCTACATACTCCTGTCCTCGGCAGAAGAACTGCTTGATTGACCGAACTAGTAGAAACCGCTGCCAGCACTGTCGATTACAGAAATGCCTTGCTGTGGGGATGTCTCGAGATG CTGTAAAGTTTGGTCGAATGTCAAAGAAGCAGAGGGACAGCCTGTATGCGGAGGTGCAGAAACATcgaatgcagcagcagcagcgagaCCACCAGCAGCAACCAGGAGAGGCAGAACCACTAACACCAACATACAATATCACCACCAATGGGTTAACAGAGCTACATGATGACCTCAGTAATTACATTGATGGGCATACCCCTGAAGGTAGCAAAGCAGACTCTGCAGTTAGCAGCTTCTACTTAGACATacagccttctccagatcaGTCGGGTCTTGATATTAATGGAATCAAACCAGAACCAATATGTGACTACACACCAGCATCGGGCTTCTTCCCTTATTGTTCTTTTACAAATGGGGAGACCTCTCCAACTGTGTCCATGGCAGAATTAG AACATCTTGCACAGAATATTTCCAAGTCACACATGGAAACTTGCCAGTACTTAAGAGAGGAGTTGCAGCAGATAACATGGCAGACTTTTCTGCAGGAAGAAATCGAGAACTATCAGAACAAG CAAAGGGAGGTAATGTGGCAGTTATGCGCAGTCAAAATAACAGAAGCTATACAGTATGTAGTGGAATTTGCCAAACGCATTGATGGCTTTATGGAGCTGTGTCAAAACGATCAAAttgtgcttttaaaagcag GGTCTTTAGAGGTTGTGTTCATCAGAATGTGCCGTGCCTTTGACTCCCAGAACAACACAGTCTACTTTGATGGCAAGTATGCTAGCCCAGAGGTTTTCAAGTCCTTAG GTTGTGAAGACTTCATTAGTTTTGTGTTTGAATTTGGAAAAAGTTTATGTTCTATGCACCTGACAGAAGACGAGATAGCTTTGTTTTCTGCGTTTGTTTTAATGTCAGCAG ATCGCTCATGGCTTCAGGAGAAAGTAAAAATTGAAAAACTCCAACAGAAGATCCAGCTAGCACTTCAGCACGTCCTACAGAAGAACCACCGAGAGGATGGAATTCTAACAAAG TTAATAtgcaaagtgtctactttacGAGCACTGTGTGGACGACATACAGAAAAGCTTATGGCATTTAAAGCAATATACCCAGACATTGTACGACTGCATTTTCCTCCACTTTACAAGGAGCTGTTCACTTCAGAATTTGAGCCAGCGATGCAAATTGATGGGTAA